One window of the Candidatus Bathyarchaeia archaeon genome contains the following:
- a CDS encoding 4Fe-4S dicluster domain-containing protein, with protein MSHIHARKFVSADPDKCVGCSVCEYICSFEKEKVFNPLKSRIRVVRLDTIVNMSIACRLCEDAPCVAACPRDALKQSEETGIVMVDEDKCNGCGWCIEACDYGAIMLHPDKKVVFVCDTCNGSPKCVEWCPEKALDFITKDVLAQKSRISAVKKLFQEVLRA; from the coding sequence ATGTCCCATATACATGCGAGAAAGTTTGTTTCAGCTGACCCAGATAAATGCGTTGGATGCAGCGTATGTGAATACATATGTTCATTCGAGAAAGAAAAGGTATTTAACCCCCTCAAATCGCGTATAAGGGTTGTCCGATTAGACACTATTGTGAATATGTCTATCGCATGCAGGTTATGCGAGGACGCGCCATGTGTAGCGGCATGCCCACGCGACGCGCTTAAGCAATCTGAAGAGACAGGTATAGTGATGGTTGATGAAGACAAGTGTAACGGATGTGGATGGTGCATTGAAGCATGCGATTATGGCGCAATAATGCTTCACCCGGATAAAAAGGTCGTATTCGTATGCGACACATGTAATGGAAGCCCTAAGTGCGTGGAATGGTGCCCGGAGAAAGCCTTAGACTTCATCACTAAGGATGTTCTAGCCCAGAAATCAAGAATATCCGCAGTAAAGAAGCTCTTCCAAGAAGTGTTAAGAGCGTAA
- a CDS encoding anthranilate synthase component I family protein, with translation MSRDRYNTIIDRAKGYIFAGDIFQVVLSKRYSASYRGGFQRFYLNLRRINPSPYMYFLKMNDRFIIGSSPETLVKVEGDLIETYPIAGTRPVTGNHEKDAVLEKELLQDPKEIAEHVMLLDLARNDLGKVSEFNTVKVAEFMRIHRYSHVQHIVSRVIGRLRRGCDCFDALRAVFPAGTVSGAPKVRAMEIIDDLEMVRRGPYAGAVGYFSYNGNMDFAITIRTLFAKDGKLHIQVGSGIVADSTAENEWLETEFKARALMKALEESE, from the coding sequence ATGAGCAGAGACCGCTACAACACTATCATCGATAGAGCAAAGGGATACATTTTTGCAGGAGACATTTTTCAAGTCGTGCTTTCTAAAAGGTATAGCGCAAGCTATAGAGGCGGTTTCCAAAGATTCTACTTAAATCTGAGAAGGATTAACCCGTCGCCATACATGTATTTCCTCAAGATGAACGATCGGTTCATAATTGGCTCAAGCCCAGAAACCCTCGTTAAGGTGGAAGGCGATCTAATCGAGACTTACCCTATAGCCGGGACAAGACCTGTAACCGGAAACCATGAGAAGGATGCTGTTCTAGAGAAAGAATTACTTCAAGATCCGAAAGAGATAGCGGAACACGTGATGCTTCTAGATTTAGCTAGGAATGATCTCGGCAAAGTCTCAGAGTTCAACACCGTTAAAGTTGCCGAGTTCATGAGAATTCATAGGTATAGCCACGTTCAGCACATAGTTTCTAGGGTTATTGGCAGACTGAGAAGGGGTTGCGACTGCTTTGATGCCTTGAGAGCCGTATTTCCAGCGGGCACAGTTTCCGGGGCTCCCAAAGTTAGGGCTATGGAGATTATTGATGATCTTGAAATGGTTCGTAGGGGGCCCTATGCTGGCGCCGTAGGCTACTTCTCCTATAATGGTAACATGGATTTCGCGATAACGATACGAACTCTATTCGCCAAAGACGGCAAACTGCACATACAGGTTGGCAGCGGCATAGTTGCAGACTCAACAGCCGAGAATGAGTGGCTTGAGACCGAGTTTAAGGCTAGAGCCCTAATGAAAGCTTTAGAAGAATCCGAATGA
- a CDS encoding aminodeoxychorismate/anthranilate synthase component II, producing the protein MKVLIIDNYDSFVYNIVQYVGELGGEPIIYRNNEITLRKAAEISPERIIISPGPGNPADRRYFGVCSDILLTLSVKVPTLGVCLGHQGIIYVFGGRIIPAKRVMHGKTSLISHDGKGIFKGVENPFEATRYHSLVGDEASLPSCLEVTARSLDDGEIMGVRHRLYPIEGIQFHPESILTPEGKKIIKNFLDWGCKHDS; encoded by the coding sequence TTGAAGGTTCTTATAATAGACAATTACGATTCATTCGTATATAACATTGTTCAATACGTTGGTGAGCTAGGCGGCGAACCAATAATTTACAGGAACAATGAAATAACCTTAAGGAAAGCAGCGGAAATCAGTCCAGAAAGGATAATCATTTCGCCGGGTCCGGGCAACCCGGCTGACAGAAGATATTTCGGGGTGTGCTCCGACATACTGTTGACTTTAAGCGTGAAAGTGCCGACTCTAGGCGTTTGCCTCGGGCATCAGGGGATAATATATGTCTTCGGCGGCAGAATAATTCCGGCTAAAAGGGTTATGCATGGGAAAACAAGCTTGATCTCGCATGATGGAAAGGGGATTTTTAAGGGCGTTGAAAATCCCTTCGAGGCCACAAGATACCATTCGCTTGTCGGCGATGAGGCCTCGCTGCCATCCTGCCTAGAGGTTACGGCCAGATCGCTAGATGATGGTGAGATTATGGGCGTTAGGCATAGGCTGTACCCTATAGAAGGCATACAGTTCCATCCGGAATCGATACTGACCCCTGAAGGAAAGAAGATAATTAAGAATTTCTTGGACTGGGGGTGCAAACATGATAGTTGA